The following coding sequences lie in one Burkholderia cepacia genomic window:
- a CDS encoding adenylosuccinate synthase codes for MSASAVNVTPGRNVVVVGTQWGDEGKGKIVDWLTDHAQGVVRFQGGHNAGHTLIIGGKKTILRLIPSGIMREGVACYIGNGVVLSPEALFKEIGELEEAGVNVRDRLFISEATTLILPYHIAIDQAREARKGAGKIGTTGRGIGPAYEDKVGRRALRVQDLFDAKTFADRLRENLDFHNFVLTQYLGGAAVDFQATLDTMLGYADRLKPMVADVSRRLYDANNAGQNLLFEGAQGTLLDIDHGTYPFVTSSNCVAGAASAGAGVGPQKLNYILGITKAYCTRVGSGPFPSELYDADNPQRQDQIGVTLANVGKEFGSVTGRPRRTGWLDAAALRRSIQINGVSGLCMTKLDVLDGLDEVKLCVGYKIDGKDADILPRGAADVARCEPVYETFPGWKESTVGINTWDALPANAQAYLSRVQEVAGVPVDMVSTGPDRDETILLRHPFKV; via the coding sequence CTCCCGGGCGCAATGTCGTCGTCGTGGGAACGCAATGGGGTGATGAAGGCAAGGGCAAGATCGTCGACTGGCTGACGGACCACGCTCAGGGCGTCGTGCGTTTCCAGGGCGGTCACAACGCCGGCCACACCCTCATCATCGGCGGCAAGAAAACGATCTTGCGCCTCATTCCGTCGGGCATCATGCGTGAAGGCGTCGCCTGCTACATCGGCAACGGCGTCGTCCTGTCCCCCGAAGCACTGTTCAAGGAAATCGGCGAGCTCGAAGAAGCCGGCGTGAACGTGCGCGACCGTCTGTTCATCTCCGAAGCCACGACGCTGATCCTGCCGTACCACATCGCGATCGACCAGGCGCGTGAAGCGCGCAAGGGCGCGGGCAAGATCGGCACGACGGGCCGCGGCATCGGCCCTGCGTATGAAGACAAGGTTGGCCGCCGCGCGCTGCGCGTGCAGGACCTGTTCGACGCGAAGACCTTCGCCGACCGCCTGCGCGAAAATCTCGATTTCCACAACTTCGTGCTGACCCAATACCTGGGTGGCGCGGCCGTTGATTTCCAGGCCACGCTCGACACGATGCTCGGCTATGCCGACCGCCTGAAGCCGATGGTGGCCGATGTGTCGCGCCGCCTGTACGACGCAAACAATGCGGGCCAGAACCTGCTGTTCGAAGGCGCGCAAGGCACGCTGCTCGACATCGATCACGGCACCTATCCGTTCGTCACGTCGAGCAACTGCGTCGCGGGTGCGGCGTCGGCCGGCGCGGGCGTCGGTCCGCAGAAGCTCAACTACATCCTCGGCATCACGAAGGCGTATTGCACGCGGGTCGGTTCGGGCCCGTTCCCGAGCGAACTGTACGATGCGGACAATCCGCAGCGTCAGGACCAGATCGGCGTCACGCTCGCGAACGTCGGCAAGGAATTCGGTTCGGTCACCGGCCGTCCGCGCCGCACCGGCTGGCTCGACGCAGCCGCGCTGCGCCGCTCGATCCAGATCAACGGCGTGTCGGGTCTGTGCATGACGAAGCTCGACGTGCTCGACGGCCTCGACGAAGTCAAGCTGTGCGTCGGCTACAAGATCGACGGCAAGGATGCGGACATCCTGCCGCGTGGCGCAGCTGACGTGGCGCGTTGCGAACCCGTGTACGAAACGTTCCCCGGCTGGAAGGAAAGCACGGTCGGCATCAATACGTGGGATGCGCTGCCGGCGAACGCGCAGGCGTACCTGTCCCGTGTCCAGGAAGTGGCTGGCGTGCCGGTCGACATGGTGTCGACGGGCCCGGACCGCGACGAAACGATCCTGCTCCGCCATCCGTTCAAGGTGTAA
- a CDS encoding phosphoribosyltransferase — protein sequence MTQQITMTAADLMTDPRNDDKNLWVGWDEYHRLIELLALQVHASGWKFDQILCLARGGLRVGDQLSRIYDVPLAILATSSYREAAGTEQGELDIAQYITMTRGNLAGNVLLVDDLVDSGVTLARVQEHLKERYPSVTAVRSAVLWYKGCSKVKPDYHTQFLPTNPWIHQPFEEWDTVRPHNLEAWIKRGRAQRDGSGA from the coding sequence ATGACGCAGCAAATCACGATGACGGCGGCAGACTTGATGACTGATCCGCGCAACGACGACAAGAACCTGTGGGTAGGCTGGGACGAGTATCACCGTCTGATCGAGCTGCTCGCGCTCCAGGTGCATGCCTCGGGCTGGAAGTTCGACCAGATCCTGTGCCTCGCGCGCGGCGGCCTGCGCGTCGGCGACCAACTGTCGCGCATCTACGACGTGCCGCTCGCGATTCTCGCGACGAGTTCGTACCGCGAAGCGGCCGGCACCGAGCAGGGTGAGCTCGACATCGCACAGTACATCACGATGACGCGCGGCAACCTCGCGGGCAACGTGCTGCTGGTCGACGATCTCGTCGATTCGGGTGTCACGCTCGCGCGCGTGCAGGAGCACCTGAAGGAGCGTTACCCGTCCGTGACGGCCGTGCGCTCGGCCGTGCTCTGGTACAAGGGGTGCTCGAAGGTCAAGCCCGACTATCACACGCAGTTTCTGCCGACGAATCCGTGGATTCATCAGCCGTTCGAGGAGTGGGACACGGTTCGTCCGCACAACCTCGAGGCGTGGATCAAGCGCGGTCGCGCGCAGCGCGACGGATCGGGCGCGTAA